GGCTTCACCTACTACTCGACCAACGTCGTCCTCCCGGAGGACACCACGCCGCCGCAGGCGACCACCCTCTACGCGGCCGACAACAAGACGATCATCGCCAAGGTCGGCACGCAGAACCGGACGCTGGTCACCATCGACCAGATTCCGACGCACGTGCAGGACGCGGTCGCGGCGGCCGAGGACCGGAACTTCTACCAACACTCGGGTGTGGACTACAAGGGCATCGTCCGGGCCGCGTGGAACAACGTCACCGGCGGCAGCAAGCAGGGCGCCTCGACGATCACCCAGCAGTACGCCCGCAACGCCTTCGACAGCCTCAACGAGGACACCTACGCCCGGAAGGTCAAGGAGGCGATCTTCGCCTCCAAGCTGAACGACGAGTACACCAAGCCGCAGATCATGCAGCACTACCTGAACATCATCTACTTCGGGCGGGGCGCGCACGGCATCGAGGCGGCGGCGCAGACGTACTACGGCAAGCCGGCGAACAAGCTGAGCGTGGCCGAGGGCGCGGTCCTCGCGGCGCTGATCAAGCAGCCGGAGGCCAGCGCGGGCCACAAGGGCTACGACCCGGCGGTCAACCTCACCGACGCAAAGTCCCGCTGGGAGTACGTGATCAGCGGCATGGTCGCCGAGGGCTGGCTGAACGCACCCGGCAAGCCGCCGGCGCCCACCCTGGCCGACTACCCGATGCCCAAGAAGCCGAACCAGGGCGGCGCCGGCATCGACTACGGCGTCAACACCCCGTACGGCAACGTGATCAACTACGTCAAGCAGGAGATGCGGGACCAAGGGCTCTGCGTCGACGACGAGTCGAAGGTCACCGACCAGAAGAAGCTCTGTTCGCAGGCCCTGATGTCCGGCGGCTACCGGATCCGGACGACGATCGACACGAAGATCCAGAAGGCGGCGGTCGAGACGGCCCAGCGCAAGACCAAGGGCTCCGAGCTGAACGGCCAGCCGAAGAACCTGATGGCGGCGGTGGTGGCGATCGACCCGGACACCGGCCGGGTGCTTGCCTACTACGGCGGTGACAACGGCACCGGCACCGACTACGCCGGCAAGAACACCGACTCCAACGGCAACCTCTCCGGCGGGCACTCGCCCGGCTCCAGCTTCAAGATCTACACGCTGGCGGCGGCCCTCAAGGAGGGCAAGGCCCTCGAGTCGCGCTGGAAGGGCAAGGCGTTCACCCCGGAGGGCACCAAGTTCAAGGTGAGCAACGCCGGCGTCGACAATCCCGAGTGCGGCAACTCCTGCACGCTCAAGGTCTCCACGCTCAAGTCGCTCAACGTGCCGTTCTACCACGTGACGCAGGAGATCGGTCCGGACAAGGTGATCAAGATGGCCGCCGATGCCGGCGTCACCACCATGTGGCGGACGGACACCAACCCGGCGAAGGCCTACGACCTCACCAAGGAAGACCCGAAGGACATCGCCCCGAACCCGTTCTTCCACGTCGTCGGCTACGGCCAGTATCCGGTAACCGTCCTGGACCACGCCAACGGTGTCGCCACCTTCGCAAATGAGGGCGTCTACAACAAGGCCCACTTCCTCTACTCGGTCGAGGCTCGGGACGAGACCACCGGAAAGTGGAGAAAGGTCGGCAGCGAGAAGCTCACCCCGAAGCAGCGCATCGACAAGGATGTCGTCGCCGACGTGACGTCGGTGCTTGAGCAGTATCCAGCGCAGGTCAACCACCGGTTGGAGGACAGTCGAAAGGCTGCCTCCAAGACCGGCACCTGGGAGCAGAAGCCGGACAGCCCGGAAAACGGCGATGCCTGGATGATCGGCTATACCCCGCAGATCGCCGCCGCCGTTTGGGTCGGCAATCTGCAGAACCGGCTGCCGCTGAAGCTCAAGGACGGCCGCCGCGTCAGCGGTGCCAACCTCCCGGGCGATATCTGGGAGCGGTTCATGGAAGAGGCACACAAGACTGGGAGCGACTACCGGGAGAAGAAGGACTTCCCGCCCGCGGCGAACGTCGGCGACCCGAACAGCGGCAACGGCGAGGCGCCCCCGCCCCCGCCGCCTCCGCCGGGCCCGCCGAACTGTGGTCCGCTGGACCTGCTCTGCCCGCCCGGCGGCAACAACGGCGGTGGGAACAACGGCGGCGGCAACCCTCCGGGCGGGCCCGGCGGGCCGGGTGGCCCCACCGCGCCCACCAACCCGACCGATCCGCGACCCGGCCGGGACGGCGGCGGCGGCGGGCTGCTACCGAGCCTGACGCCCAGACCGGACAACGACTGATCGACGAACGCCGCCGGCGGCCGGAGCACCTCTCCGGCCGCCGGCGGCGTTTTGCGTATCGACGTGTCGTGAGAGGGAGGGGACGCGGAGGCCCGATGTACGGCAGGATGCACCTTCATGAGCACGCAGTCGACGCGAGGCATCGACGACGCCGGTGCCCCTGACCACCCGTCCCGCTCCGACGGCTTCGTCCGGGGCCTCTCCGGCGCCATCGGCGGCCCGCTGGGCGACCACGCCGTCGCCCTGGACCGGCCCGCCGGGCGGGAGAGCCGGTTCTGGACGGCGACCCGCATCGTCCTGGCCCTGGTCTGCCTGACCCTGGCGTTGCACTGGGTGCAGAAGTCGCCCTGCCAGGACGGCGCCTGGCAGAACAACGTGCAGTACACCCGGTTCTGCTACACCGACGTGCTGGCGCTCTACTACGCCGAGCGGCTCAACGAGGGTGCGGTGCCCTACCAGGACCACCCCGTCGAGTATCCGGTGCTCACCGGCTACTTCATGGGCGCCCTCGGCCTGCCTGTGCACGCCCTCGGCCAGAACGACCCGGGGCTCAACCAGGGCATGTGGTTCTACAACCTGAACGCGCTGGTGCTCGGCGCGCTGGCGGTCGCCACGGTGGCGGTGCTCCTCGCCCTGCGCCGCCGCCGACCATGGGACGCCGCGCTCTTCGCGCTCGCCCCCGCGCTGATGCTCACCGCCACGGTCAACTGGGACCTGCTCGCCATCGGCCTGGCCGCGTTCGGCCTGTTCGCCTGGGCCCGCAGCCGACCGCTGGCGGCCGGCGTCCTGCTCGGTCTCGCCGGGGCGGCCAAGATGTGGCCGCTGTTCATCCTCGGCCCGATCCTGGTGCTGGCGCTGCGCGCCGGGCGGCTCCGCGCCGCCCTCACCGCTCTCGGCGCGGCCCTCGTCTCCCTGGTCCTCGTGAACCTTCCGGTCGCCATTCCCTACCGGGAGAACTGGGACCGCTTCTTCGAGCTGAACTCGACCCGGCCCATCGACTGGGGCACCCTCTGGTACATCGGTCGCTACCTGGACGGAAAGTTCGGCAACGCCAACCCCGCCGATCTCGGGCCGTTCGAGTGGCTGAACGTCAACATCCCGACGCTGAACACCCTGTCGTACGCCCTCTTCGGGCTGGCCTGCCTCGGGGTGGCCGCGCTGGGGCTGCTGGCCCCGCGCCGGCCCCGGCTCGCCCAGCTCGCGTTCCTGGTGGTCGCCGCCTTCCTGATCTTCAGCAAGGTGTGGTCGCAGCAGTTCGTGCTCTGGCTGCTGCCGCTGGTGGTGCTCGCCCGCCCGAAGTGGGGCGCCTTCCTCGCCTGGCAGGTGGCCGAGGTCTGCTACTTCGTGGCCTTCTACGGCGAGCTGCTCGGCGCGGCGACCAGCAAGCCGGTCTTCCCGGAGGGCGTCTTCGTGCTGGCGTCGACCCTGCGCCTGACCACCGTGGTGGTGCTCTGCGTGCTGGTCGTCCGGGAGATCCTGCGGCCGGAACTCGACCCGGTGCGGCGGACCTACGCCGACGACCCGGACGGCGGGCTGCTCGACGGCGCCCCGGACGCGCCCTGGCTCGACCGCTGGCGACGCCGCTCCGAGGTATCGGCCGAGCCGACGCCCGCCGCCGTCTGACCGCTCCCGGCCGTCGGAGGCGACCCCGACGGCCGGGAGGACGCCGGTCAGAGGCGGTAGACGACCACGTCGCCGATCTCCTCGCGGGTGATGCCGAGCCCGTCGACCGGTGCGTCGACGGTGACCTCCCACGGCGTGCCGGCGATCTGGTCGCGCATCAGCAGCACGTTGCGGACCCCGAGGACGCGCAGGTAGTCGACGCTGACCTGGTCGGGGAAGGAGAGCGTCACCCGGCGTACGTCGTCGAGCTGCCGCGGCGTGAAGCCGCTGCCTCCGTTCACCACGTCCTGGAACCGGGTCGTGGACCAGAGCATCACCGGCTGGTCGAGGCTCTGGTTGCTCGGCAGCACCAGCAGCGGCCCGCCCACGGTCCGCATCGCCGCCGGCTGGGGCGGCACGACCGGGTGCGGCGTGGAGTTCAACCCCTCGCCGATCACCAGCACCAGCGGCAGCAGGGTGGCCAGCCGCAGCCACGGGCTCGGCCAGGAGGGGATCCGCTCGGCGTAGACCTCCCGGACCCGGGCGGCGAACGCGCTGACCGCGCCCGCCGCGAGTAGTCCGAGCAGCAGCGTGGTCCAGAGCATCAGCCGGCCGGGAGTGCGGATGCCGTTCCACCCGGGCAGGTGCTCGAACAACGGCACGTAGGTGAAGGTGCCGTCGAAGAACCAGGTGCCCATGGCGAGCACCATGGTCACCACCACCCCGGCGAACAGCAGCAGCCGGTGGCGCAGTTTCCACACCGAGAAGAAGAGCCCGCCGGCGGCGAGCGCGTAGAGCGCGAAGCCAGGCAGCAGGGTCATCTCCGGATGCCAGGGGAGCATTGCTCGCGCCCCCTCGTGCAGCCCGCCCCAGACCCGCGACTCGGCGGGCGCCGTGAAGAAGCCGGCCGCCGGCGGCGAGTAGACGCCGATGTCGCCGATGGAACGCTCCGCATGCGGGTGCAGCTCCGCCACCTTGAAGTACGGAATGGCCAGCAGCGCGCCGACGCCGGCGAACAACAGACCGCCGACCAGGTCCGCGATGAACAGCCGGCGGCCGAACGGGCGCTTGACCGGCCGGATCACCCACCGCCGCAGGAACCAGGTGACGGCCGCGACGAGCACGGTCCCGGCGAGGAAGTACGCGAACGGCAGCCCGATGCCGAAGCCGAGACTGAGTTGCCAGGCCGCGACCAACCAGCCGGTGTAGACCCAGCCGTCGTGCCGGCGCTCGGGGCGGTACCCGTACCGCAACGACCAGCCGTGCCCCCGGGCGAGCATCGCCAACGCCAGCGGGATGCCGCCGTTGGAGATCACGTGCAGGTGCCCGGCCTGGGCCAGCAGCCACGGCGCGTACGCGAAGCTCGCCCCGGCCACCGCGGAACCGATGCGGCCCGCGCCGAGCTGCCGGGCCAGCGCGTACGCCCCGAGCGTGGCGAGCGCGTGGGCCAGCACGAACATGATGTTGTAGCGGAGTACGGCGGCTTCGGGACCGGTGCCGATCATGCCCGCCGGGGCGTACCCGAGCAGGGTGTCGGAGAAGGCGAAGCTCCAGGACTCCGGGAAGAAGGTGTTCGACTGCCACAGCTGCGCCGGGTTGGTCAGCAGGATGTGCCCCGACCAGGCCATCTGCCACGCCTGGAGGCTGGGGTCCCAGTAGTCCTGCGGCAACGTGTGTCGCGGGTAGCGCAGCGTGGGCCAGGTCATCAGCACGGCCAACGCCAGCGAGGCGAACGCCGCGAGCGTCCACTCGTGGATCAGCACGCGGCCGACCGCCCGCGCGGCGCGCCCGATCCGGGAAGGCACCGGTTCGGGGGCGGACGCGAAGGCCTCCCACCGGTCCGGCTTGCCCTCCTTGTCGCCCCCGTCCTCGTTCTTGCCGGCAGCCTTGTCGCTGCCCTTGCCCGCGCCCTCGCCGCCCGCCCCGGCCGCACCGGCTGCGCCCGCCTTGCCCGCCGCGCCCTGGGCTCCGTCCTTGCCGGCTGCGCCTGCCCTCGCGTCCGCCTTGTCGGCCGTGCCGTTGGCGCCGTCCTTGCCGGCGGGGCCCGCCTTGGCGTCCGCCTTGTCGGCCGTGCCGTTGGCGCCGTCCTTGCCGGCGGGGCCGGCCTTGGCGTCCGCCTTGCCGGCCGCGCCCTGGGCGCCGTTCTTGCCGGCTGAGCCCGCCTTGGCGTCCGCCTTGCCCGTCTTGGTGGCGACCTCGTCGGCTCCGCTCGCCGTAGTGCCGGCCTTGCCGTTCCCCGTCTCGGTCGCGCCGACTCTGTCGGCCCCGACCGCCTTGGCTTCCGCCCCGGCCGTGGCCTGGGCCGTGTC
The nucleotide sequence above comes from Micromonospora sp. M71_S20. Encoded proteins:
- a CDS encoding transglycosylase domain-containing protein, producing MNSYGDSSSPRGRAQIPGQHGDPGGDASGGGWSAAQEGTAPAGRASVAPRAGTGGRASVGGSAAVPPRGSSGSASAAVPPRAGSAPVGSASVGSASVGRAVPGRASVPVSPAPGAGRAAGAGRASVPVSPAAGGPAGRASVGSAAVGAAPAGRASLGSAAVGGVSGRASARASVSPAAGGPGGPGGPTGPGRRARGAGDPAGASRAKKRKRVNMLIAAFAVFIMLAGLGVVGFTYYSTNVVLPEDTTPPQATTLYAADNKTIIAKVGTQNRTLVTIDQIPTHVQDAVAAAEDRNFYQHSGVDYKGIVRAAWNNVTGGSKQGASTITQQYARNAFDSLNEDTYARKVKEAIFASKLNDEYTKPQIMQHYLNIIYFGRGAHGIEAAAQTYYGKPANKLSVAEGAVLAALIKQPEASAGHKGYDPAVNLTDAKSRWEYVISGMVAEGWLNAPGKPPAPTLADYPMPKKPNQGGAGIDYGVNTPYGNVINYVKQEMRDQGLCVDDESKVTDQKKLCSQALMSGGYRIRTTIDTKIQKAAVETAQRKTKGSELNGQPKNLMAAVVAIDPDTGRVLAYYGGDNGTGTDYAGKNTDSNGNLSGGHSPGSSFKIYTLAAALKEGKALESRWKGKAFTPEGTKFKVSNAGVDNPECGNSCTLKVSTLKSLNVPFYHVTQEIGPDKVIKMAADAGVTTMWRTDTNPAKAYDLTKEDPKDIAPNPFFHVVGYGQYPVTVLDHANGVATFANEGVYNKAHFLYSVEARDETTGKWRKVGSEKLTPKQRIDKDVVADVTSVLEQYPAQVNHRLEDSRKAASKTGTWEQKPDSPENGDAWMIGYTPQIAAAVWVGNLQNRLPLKLKDGRRVSGANLPGDIWERFMEEAHKTGSDYREKKDFPPAANVGDPNSGNGEAPPPPPPPPGPPNCGPLDLLCPPGGNNGGGNNGGGNPPGGPGGPGGPTAPTNPTDPRPGRDGGGGGLLPSLTPRPDND
- a CDS encoding glycosyltransferase family 87 protein: MSTQSTRGIDDAGAPDHPSRSDGFVRGLSGAIGGPLGDHAVALDRPAGRESRFWTATRIVLALVCLTLALHWVQKSPCQDGAWQNNVQYTRFCYTDVLALYYAERLNEGAVPYQDHPVEYPVLTGYFMGALGLPVHALGQNDPGLNQGMWFYNLNALVLGALAVATVAVLLALRRRRPWDAALFALAPALMLTATVNWDLLAIGLAAFGLFAWARSRPLAAGVLLGLAGAAKMWPLFILGPILVLALRAGRLRAALTALGAALVSLVLVNLPVAIPYRENWDRFFELNSTRPIDWGTLWYIGRYLDGKFGNANPADLGPFEWLNVNIPTLNTLSYALFGLACLGVAALGLLAPRRPRLAQLAFLVVAAFLIFSKVWSQQFVLWLLPLVVLARPKWGAFLAWQVAEVCYFVAFYGELLGAATSKPVFPEGVFVLASTLRLTTVVVLCVLVVREILRPELDPVRRTYADDPDGGLLDGAPDAPWLDRWRRRSEVSAEPTPAAV